Within Meles meles chromosome 19, mMelMel3.1 paternal haplotype, whole genome shotgun sequence, the genomic segment ACGGCAGGCGGCCCTGACCTAGCACTGTGCTCCGCGCGCAAAGTGCTTCACATGTATTTGCTCATGGAGTTTTCAtgacacccgccccccccccccaccccggaagaGCTCCTGTTACTATTCTCATTGTGCTGATGAGGCACAGTgaggttgagtaacttgctcaagttcaAGTGGCCTGGAAGGGGGAGAGGTCAGGGTCTGAACCCACTGCTAGTCTGTACTGCATCGCTGCCGCCATACACCTGTCTCACGGAGCGTCAGCGGACCCCTAGCCCCTGGCTTCTAGCACAGCGCTCttaccttcctcctcttccttccccttccttctcctctttttctggttctctttaaaattttccctCCTCATGCTCAGTGTAGActcaatttctcttttgattcatttctttccttttgtttcaggAGTGTATGCCCTGAACAGTGAGAAGCATTGGACAAACAAGGTCACTGGAGAGAAGCTGCCTGAATGCGAAGCAGGTAGGAAGCCAGGAGCCCTGGGAAGCTGACCGAGGGTGGGTGTTGAGAGTCTCCTGCATGGGCGGGCACCTCGATCGAAAGGTCCCAAAGGTGCATCCTTCCCGACTGGTTTCCTTCAAGCACATGAGAGCCAAGATGGGGGACCGGGGAGAACCACAAGCGGTCAGGCTGATAAGCGAACTTTTAGGTGAGGACACTCCCCTGCAAAGTTCACTAAGGATCTTGCTCATCTGGACCTTCAGGATATTGGCTGAATCCACTGTCTACCCTGCCCTCTAGGGTCAGGAGGCCCTGTATGTTCACATAAGCTGTTCAGGGAGCCCAGAGTCAAGTGTGAAGCAGGAAGAACGAGCTGTGGGAGGACCGAAACAAGCCAAATCCACAGTAGGGTGACGCAGGCTGGCGAGGGGTTAGGACTTGTGTTTCCTGTTATTAGGAAGAGATGTTGCTCTTTCCGTGTCCCTCCTGGGACCAGAGGAGTCTGCCTGCCCTCTTCTGCTACTACTAACTACACTAAGTTCTAGTGCAGAACTACTAACCTGTCTTGTATTAACGGCAATATCTAAAATCTGAGCTCCAGCCAGTGCGGCAACACATTGCTCTTTATGCAGAGGATGAATCATTATAGCTTCTCATCCTTACTATGAATTTCAGGGAGTTGCGGACGTGTCTTTTTGTGATGAAtgatttaaatatacatacagtTCATCAGCCAGCATTTGAAAATCtcagcattcctttttttttttgggagtTAGAAAAGCACTTAGTTTCTCAGTGATGTACACAAGAACCGCTTTAAACTGTTACCTGTGGAAATGAGAGCAGCAGGTGGTAAAGGCAAGGCATGTCGATATTTCTGTGTAGAAATCAACATGACGGTTTCGACAGCAGCCCCTGGCCCCGCTGTCCCCCTCTCTCCCACACTGGGAGACTCACACTCGCGCTCCTGACTTTCTCGCTCTCCCTGACAGTATGCGGGAAGCCCAAGAACCCGGTGGACCAGGTGCAGCGCATTATGGGCGGATCCGTGGATGCCAAAGGCAGCTTTCCCTGGCAGGCCAAGATGGTCTCGCACCATAATCTCACCTCCGGGGCCACACTGATCAACGAGCGATGGCTGCTGACCACAGCTAAAAATCTCTTCCTGGGCCATACAGATGATGCGAAAGAAAAAGACATCGCTCCTACTTTAACACTCTATGTGGGGAAAAACCAGCCCGTGGAGGTTGAAAAGGTGGTTCTCCACCCTGACTACTCCAAGGTAGATATCGGGCTCATCAAACTCAAGCAGAAGGTGCCCATTGATGACAGGGTAATGCCCATCTGTCTGCCTTCCAAAGATTATGCACAAGTCGGGCGTGTGGGCTATGTGTCTGGCTGGGGGCGAAATTCCAACTTTAAGTACACTGAGCTACTCAAGTACGTCATGCTGCCTGTGGCCGATCAAGACAACTGTGTCCAGCACTACGAAGGCAGCACAGTGCCCGAGAAGAAGTCATCCAAGAGCCCCGTGGGGGTGCAGCCCATACTGAACGAGCACACCTTCTGCGCTGGCATGTCCAAGTT encodes:
- the LOC123931619 gene encoding haptoglobin, which produces MRALGAVIALLLCGQLCAEDTGSEATDHAEVSVPKPPEIENGYVEHLVRYQCKPLYRLRTEGDGVYALNSEKHWTNKVTGEKLPECEAVCGKPKNPVDQVQRIMGGSVDAKGSFPWQAKMVSHHNLTSGATLINERWLLTTAKNLFLGHTDDAKEKDIAPTLTLYVGKNQPVEVEKVVLHPDYSKVDIGLIKLKQKVPIDDRVMPICLPSKDYAQVGRVGYVSGWGRNSNFKYTELLKYVMLPVADQDNCVQHYEGSTVPEKKSSKSPVGVQPILNEHTFCAGMSKFQEDTCYGDAGSAFAVHDQDEDTWYAAGILSFDKSCTVAEYGVYVKVPSILAWVQETIASN